A part of Falco cherrug isolate bFalChe1 chromosome 16, bFalChe1.pri, whole genome shotgun sequence genomic DNA contains:
- the LOC129737456 gene encoding maestro heat-like repeat family member 5, with protein sequence MEGLDTSLYFRTLNAMDTMLETMVLSSPASRVSKENLQSIFQVLLAFTSSERPAVLERTVGRIRMLSHLLASYSSLEAAQNEDRHASCREILIPVLGQLLGRLLLLVSSGEEKTSRVALDALFSLFLFTRQQKRTTLSEENAQLPAAWEAETTSLCCSPTARDFAMAFAKYLQPSERTDIVLTIIDTLRELNAKKKPLGSSVMDVVMADPHVWLTDVPKIMSCIYESWEYVTMESGQRSMESLLLLMANQCPGDVVTTLLKIAPRGDSTALALWEVMLSTAQTLEKVLKELFIKLQDRQNRLFYTYQEDTCFVRLALLTCTDLEDEEFSPMYKVLRFLRDPSPAVLSLVLRSLMTLSERAEMARKMEVFMPDMMKVLEDGNTNIKMKSLVVSRNVIGHLKTKASPIAVQLMEKLLPLFAAGFGEVRELSISLFRDLMKTVVRKNKRQMKTKVEMGLLPLIFHMSDQIHSVAKASREALLAAAELLKWKKLKHLLQSHQTWRIAECLLQRDRRRTEEYLNQSLPYLEDAQATLRATAVRFIGLAGQLLKDQREEKLAEICHTLQTLEEDNEPSICSLAAQTTSILSTPRVRQTSRCTLRSLCCWCC encoded by the exons ATGGAGGGACTGGACACTTCCCTCTACTTCAGG ACCCTGAATGCCATGGACACCATGCTGGAGACAATGGTGCTcagctctcctgcctccagAGTCAGCAAGGAGAACTTGCAGAGTATCTTTCAG GTGCTGTTGGCTTTCACCAGCTCTGAGAGACCAGCTGTGCTTGAGAGGACCGTGGGCAGGATTAGGATGCTGAGCCATTTGCTGGCCAGCTATTCCTCGCTGGAG GCTGCTCAAAATGAGGACAGACATGCCTCCTGCAGAGAGATCCTCATCCCAGTCCTCGGGCAGCTGCTTGGACGTCTCCTCCTGCTCGTGTcatctggggaagaaaagaccAGCCGTGTGGCTTTGGAtgcccttttctcccttttcctatTCACCCGCCAGCAAAAAC GCACGACACTGTCAGAGGAGAATGCACAGCTGCCAGCGGCTTGGGAAGCTGAGACCACCTCCTTGTGCTGTTCACCCACCGCCAGAGACTTTGCCATG GCCTTTGCAAAATACCTTCAACCATCTGAGAGGACAGACATCGTCCTCACAATCATTGATACCCTGAGAGAATTAAATGCCAAGAAAAAGCCGCTGGGCAGCAGTGTGATGGACGTGGTCATGGCAGACCCTCACGTCTGGCTGACAGAT GTGCCAAAGATCATGAGCTGCATCTATGAATCCTGGGAATACGTGACCATGGAGTCAGGCCAGCGTAGCATGGAGTCACTGCTGCTCCTGATGGCTAACCAGTGCCCTGGGGACGTTGTCACCACGCTGCTGAAGATCGCTCCACGAGGAGACAG cactgccctggcacTGTGGGAGGTGATGCTCTCCACAGCCCAGACCTTGGAGAAGGTTCTGAAGGAGCTGTTCATCAAACTCCAGGACCGGCAAAACAGGCTCTTCTACACATACCAGGAGGACACCTGTTTCGTTCGCTTGGCT ctgctgaccTGCACTGATTTGGAGGATGAGGAATTCTCTCCAATGTACAAAGTCTTGAGGTTTCTGAGGGATCCAAGCCCAGCAGTGCTCTCATTGGTGCTCAGGAGCCTCATGACGCTGTCAGAGAGAGCTGAGATG GCAAGAAAAATGGAGGTCTTCATGCCAGACATGATGAAGGTCCTGGAGGACGGCAACACAAATATCAAGATGAAGTCCCTGGTGGTCTCGCGAAACGTCATAGGTCACCTGAAGACAAAGGCCAGCCCCATCGCTGTCCAGCTGATGGAGAAGCTCCTGCCCCTCTTTGCTGCG GGCTTCGGCGAGGTGAGAGAGCTCTCCATCAGCCTCTTCAGAGACCTAATGAAGACTGTGGTGAGGAAGAACAAGAGGCAGATGAAGACAAAAGTGGAAATGGGCTTGCTCCCTCTCATCTTTCACATGAGTGACCAAATCCACAGCGTGGCCAAG gcCTCCAGGGAAGCCCTCCTcgctgcagcagagctcctcaAGTGGAAAAAGCTCAAacacctgctgcagagccatcAGACATGGAGGATTGCAGAGTGCTTG CTACAGCGGGACAGGCGCAGGACCGAAGAGTACTTGAATCAGAGCCTGCCGTACCTGGAGGATGCTCAGGCCACCTTGCGAGCAACGGCCGTCAGGTTCATCG GGCTTGCTGGGCAGCTCCTGAAGGACCAAAgggaggagaagctggctgAGATCTGCCACA CCCTTCAGACCTTGGAGGAAGACAATGAACCCTCCATCTGTTCCCTGGCAGCTCAGACCACCTCCATCCTGAGCACTCCAAGGGTGCGGCAAACGTCACGATGCACCCTGCGatcactgtgctgctggtgctgctaa
- the LOC106630946 gene encoding ankyrin repeat domain-containing protein 26-like → MVGQLQQELADALKKQSMPEASLEVTTRYHSDLERDKLRLQKELEKKLKTKTQKQNMLALTSKDLHSTWEEHLKSRSHLEERVAQLDEEKAELLQQVSPENSPGTEPIPRRTTCTFWFKMRDVSSACVEELLYVFSVAGA, encoded by the exons ATGGTTggacaactgcagcaggagcttgctGATGCACTTAAAAAGCAATCTATGCCAGAAGCTTCACTTGAAGTTACTACACGCTACCACAGTGACCTGGAGAGAGACAAGCTGCGCTTGCAAAAGGAGttggaaaaaaagttgaaaactaAG acgcagaagcagaacatgctGGCTCTGACATCCAAGGACTTGCACAGCACGTGGGAGGAGCACTTGAAGTCAAGATCCCACCTTGAAGAGCGCGTTGCTCAGCTGGACGAGGAGAAGGCTGAACTGTTGCAACAGGTGAGCCCAGAAAATTCTCCAGGCACCGAGCCAATACCCAGGAGAACCACATGCACCTTCTG GTTTAAAATGCGTGATGTTTCCAGTGCGTgtgtggaggagctgctgtatgttttcagcGTAGCGGGAGCTTAA
- the LOC129737513 gene encoding ankyrin repeat domain-containing protein 26-like produces MEVTDGPGLTHSSDPTSEDVRLEASTYKETMLLLEELGVVHMGSATLLKMQNILLEYERRIERQKNQYKALSREVRKLEDEREESQFRAEKTQDLKSVLAHQEAEWKRDIQSLKCSLKQEEEKRLRVEVLCEKRREDLRRKEDQYCKEMEEKQKLELQSRNSEMELRTLRKLLKQESSTDREQDLLYKNQLLQDEIAVLRLELTQFKNLNFICHQKAMLNEDFPENVMNAFACKSSSIVTSLTCKKPTRACLCSCVKLKAKLTG; encoded by the exons ATGGAAGTAACTGATGGCCCTGGTTTAACTCACTCATCTGACCCAACTTCAGAGGATGTCCGGTTGGAAGCTTCAACCTACAAGGAGACTatgctgctgttggaagagCTTGGTGTGGTTCATATGG GTTCTGCTACtttgttgaaaatgcaaaacatacttCTTGAATATGAACGGAGAATAGAACgtcagaaaaatcagtataaaGCGCTCTCAAGAGAAGTAAGGAAATTGGAAGACGAAAGGGAGGAGTCACAGTTCAGAGCGGAGAAGACTCAAGATTTGAAATCCGTGTTGGCTCACCaagaagcagaatggaaaagggATATCCAAAGCCTTAA ATgttctttgaaacaagaagaagaaaagaggctcAGAGTAGAAGTGCTgtgtgagaaaaggagagaagaccTCCGAAGGAAAGAAGATCAATATTGTaaagagatggaggagaaacagaaacttgagtTACAGTCTAGGAATTCAGAAATGGAGTTAAGAACACTGAGAAAGCTCTTGAAACAG GAATCCAGCACTGATAGAGAACAGGATCTGTTGTACAAGAATCAGTTACTACAAGATGAGATTGCTGTGCTAAGGCTAGAACTCACTCAA TTCAAGAACTTGAACTTCATTTGTCAtcaaaaagcaatgctgaacGAAGATTTCCCAGAGAACGTGATGAATGCCTTTGCTTGCAAGTCGAGCTCCATCGTGACCTCTCTGACGTGCAAGAAACCAACAAGagcttgtctctgcagctgtgtaaagctaaaagcaaagctaacaGGCTAG